The genomic window TAACAACATTCAGATTACAAGCTTTTGTAATTTCTTCATCatgacttatatatatatatatatatatatatatatatatatatatatatatatatatatataatgttttAGATTTGAAGACTCTGCCAAGGGCCTCATGGCACCAATTTATTGAATCTCAATTTTCCCTATCTAACAACATTCAGATTACAAGCTTTTGTAATTTCTTCATCATGACTTATTTAAACACACAATTCCAGCCTATCCCACTCTCCCTACCATTTGACTAATCTCTCTGAGGCCTTACAACTATGCTCGACATCTTGGGAAACAAGAACCTGAAATACTCTCCCTGTAGGAGATGTGTAACACTACAATATTCTAGATAGCATTTATTTTGGCGCACAAAGATTTTCTTTTATGATCTATCAGATTGCCTGCATAGTAGCTTATCATTCATGAGTTTCAGATATAcactttataatattttagaaatattaCTGACTATAAGCTATTAGATTAACCcttttgataaataataaaactaATAAAGGATAATCTGGAGAGTAAACCTTTATTCGATAAGAGCATGACCAAACCCTCTTGGGTTAATTCCAAACAAAACAACTTCAGATAAGTCTACAACTTTATGCATCATAATTCACATAAAACAGAAGGCACAGCAAAAATAAACAATTAATATATTGTAAAAACATTTCATCAGCAACGGAATCATGTAACGGGACTGAATGAGTAAAAAGTTAAAGCAATGGAAACTTTTCGATCCACAAAACTTCATGAAGTATGCAAAAATTAAGGATGTCACCATTTTTTTTCTCAAACAAAGCATAAGACATCAAGCTGCCTGCTTATCGACCACCATCTCATCCCTTTGCCGGATATACTGATGCAATATCGCCAATCTTGCTGTCTCAAATGCAAAGTAACCCAATGCTGCGAAGCATGCACTGTGAAGAACCCGCGGACCAATCCCTCGCGCCAGTCCTGCCCACCCTTCCTCCATCACAATAAGCCTCACCGTCTCTGAAATCTTCCTGGTAGCCTCTGCATGAGTCTGCGTCATCAACCGAGTCTTCACTACATCAAGAGGGGTAGTAAGGGAGGCCGAGATCGCCCCCGCCAATGCCCCGCAACACACACTCTGAGCTGGTTCAAGGTAAGCCTTTCCAGTCCTACTCAACACAAAGCTCTTCAAGTACTCGAAGGAAGAGTAGCTGAGAATCCCCGCAGGCAAATTACGGAGCAGCGTGGCCGAGTATCCGGCATAGAGCCCCAAGATGCCATCTTTTTCGAGAATTCTAAGCAGCACCTCCCAGGACCTGCCAGGGGCGCCAGCCTGCATTCTCTGGGTGATCAGCTCCTTGGGGACCATGATGGCAGACGAGACGATGTTGCCCATGGCGCCGGCGGTAGGGGGGATGAGGAGGAGAGGGAAAGGAGGGATTTTGGAGAAAAGGGACTTGCCGAGCTCGCAGGTGCCGAAGTAGACggcggaggaggaggcggagcCGATGAGGACTGCGGAGACGCCGCGGTAGAAGCCGAGGATACCCTCGGAGCGGAAGATGTGGAGAGCGGCGTCGACTGCGGAAGAGTAGAGACGGGCGGCGCCGCGGGTCTGGAGCTTGGTCTTGACGGCGTCGATGGGGAGCAGGCAGACGTAGGTGAAGGCTCCGGCTATTCCACCGGCGGCGCCGCCGACGAGGGCGCGCTCAAGGATGGAGAGGGAAGCGAGGAGGGATCGGGAGGAGGCCCCGGTAGAGGGCTTGGGGCATTTGGGGAGGATAAAGGTGGGATCTTTAGCGGTTTGGGGGTGTTGGgcggaggagagagaggtggaggagaagagagaaggggaggagggagttgtgggagaggagaggaggagggagttcaggttggagaagaaagaggggaagtcTTCGggtgaggagggggaggaggtggAGAGGGAAGGGAGAAGATTGGCCTCCATTTTTCGGATTGGCTTCTGAGATACCGAAGCGAATGGATCCATCAGCCTTCTCAAAAAGATGTTTGGTCTACCTCGATCGATTGAGTTCGTCCGCAGAGTTGGCCATTTAGGATAGGTTTGGTCTGCCACCGGATTCGGAATCAAATCTTAAGGGAATTATCATATTTTTGACATATCTGATTCATGAAATtgaaaacaaaattaaaataaaatttagatatcaaaataaaaatctagattaaattttgaaagattgagGGACATTCTTATTCTTTCTTGAAATTAGATTGACCATCCCAACAAAATTAGAATGagaattatttattcttatttttattttagagtccAATTCTCTCCaatcaattatattttttttttttttcttctccaaaatttAATGATGACCGAGTTATTCGCCCTTTCAAAGACTTGATAAGATACaactttttttttaagattttcttctCTTGTTTTATGTCAAATGATGTTGAAATTTtactgagataagaaaatgatcgTGTAATGTTATTATCATTGTCTTAGAGTAGTTCGTTTTTCTTTTGGCAGAGCCTTGCTCTCGAGATAGTCACCAGAGCTTGCATCACGCTAGACAATATGCAGACACAAGAACTATGCATGTCTATTCACTTCTAAGACTTGGAATTCTTTTGTCTCTTGGCAAAGTTATACTTGTTCCAAAGATAGTCATCACACATTAAAATATATCACACAAGCATTGTACCATCATGAGAGCTTTGCATTCATTCATTTGGAGGACATGCAGGTAAAAGACTGAGAAAAGGTTCCAGGTTCAAAACCTACTACAACCATATTTCTCAAAGAAAAAACAACATATTCAATCATTTTTAATTTCCCTTGTAATCGCCTTATCACCACTTCTCTGGATATGTCGGGCAACGTAATCTCAAAACAACATAGAATATAACGAGCTCGCTCATAGAAGGATGTTAAATTTTTTTGAGGATCATAAAAGCATGTTAAATTGAAAGATTGCATTGGTGATACTGCAatctcacacacacacagagaggagATCAGATGTAATTAAATTGTTGGAACATCACAAGGTGCTAGGAAGCAAAATGactttcatctttatttctgcaCAAAAATGAAAGCTGCCAGTTGCAGCCAAATACTTTCCTAACAAAATAAACATAAATACTGACATACAAAATTCCTAGGTTCATTCGCTCTCTTTCCTTTACTGTAAAGTCTTGTGCGCCATTTGGTTTCTTTCTACCTACAAGAGGCGCTGTGAATGACAATGACAATATTCTGCAACCATATGTGCTATAGAATCCAGTAGTGTGGTTGCCTGCCATTGAAGACGGACTTCAGCAGCACCAACGGTGATCATGCCAAGGTGGAAATCGAAAACTAAGAGATCCAGCCGTGTGCACTAAATTATCTTCCTGCAACGGGTGCTACACGACACCAACTCAGAGATCAAGCAGCCTCGGTGCAATCAACTTCCAATAATTCTGGAATACACTAAGCCTCTCCTTACAACCTAACAGGCAATCCATAATTATGGAAAGACCTGATAGTTCCATCATGGCTTGCGGTTACAATCACCAAACTCCACATAGCTGCCATAGATGTGAGAGAATGATACTGATGATGGAGATGACAGTGGTGATGATGGCAACTCTCAGTCTTCGATGAAGGCTTAGGTGTTGAAGAAAGTTTTTCCTCGGGCCATGTTGCAGATCCCCTTGATGAACCATCAGAAAAGAGCCATGTACCAAGGGAAAAGCAGTCTGGATCCCTCAGGCAAGTGGATGCCTCCAAAATTTTCTGCTGCAGGGAACTAGCATCAAGAGTTTTGCCGCCTGAGCCTGCCTGTCCATGGTCCAAGCCAGGCCATGGAACTGCAACTGATGCACGCTCCGAAAAGAAGAGTTCGCACGCACGTATTGATTTGGATCCTTTTGATGACAGACTACCAGAGCTGTCATAGTTCCATATGTAGACATAGGAATCCTCACCCACAGAGACAATGTGTCTCCCATCTGAAGTAAATGATGCAGATAACTGACTTTTTGCCTTCCGGAGACCTGCATTTCATATCAAAGAGAAGTTTGTAAAAAGATAAACGGGCTTCAGATGATAAGAACAGAGCATCATAAAGACACAAGCCTATGAATAGTTAATTCTGTAGTGCTACACAAAGAACAAAATGTTAAGAACTCGTGTTTATGCCCCTACGGTATTGGACAAGGAGAACTCAGAATCAGCAATAGATAGAAACGATGTTCTAACACTTTGTCTTGCCATAAATTAACACATATAACCAGTTTCCCTATGGAACAAGGTCATGATATACTCCTGTCATATCAAGGACCTAGGAGTATTTTGAGACGACAACAAGAAAAGGAAATCAGTGCTGAAGTCAGGCAAAAAATTTTACAAAACATATTAAACCACATTTTAGTGACCCAGCTGCCAAAGTCAGGCGGGAAAACAGAGGTTATCTGTTCACCAAAGAGTAGCAAGAGCCTCGCTGCCATTTGTCATAAGATAAAGCAGACAAGAAGAACACTAGTACAATATAAAGTTTTGCCCATCAAAAAACTTTGCTTCAATGAAGATATTGCATATCAAATACCATGAcagttaatgaaaaatttataaagaaatcaGCAAGTATTTACAAGATCAAATATCATTAACTCAAGTGCATGGTAATGTTAACCTAGGATGCTTTGATGCAAATTCAAAATACGATAGGTCAGACAAAGAGAATAATGTTAATATTCAGTGAGCACATTTTTCTAATGGTGCTCTAACTATTGCAGGGCCTGCTTGTGGACAATATGTATCAGACATGTGACACTTTTAGGTGTGCTCTTAAAGGAATGGATAAGCCCAAATCAACGTAGCGGAATCCCACCAGATAACAAAGGCATCATGTCTTATATTACACTTAAAACTGCCATTAGATTACCAATATACTAACTGCTGAAGAAAAATCATGCAACTGAAAAAAGAAATATGTAGATGACTAAAAGGGAAAGATTAGGGAGCAGGAGAATCATCACCTGATCATCTGTTCTTTCAGTTTATTAGGGGATTGCAGTTTATTATAGGAGTTTTATTAGGGCTTTACTGCTAATGCTAGGAGATTAGAATGAAGGTTTTGGTCTTTATTTTATGGTATGCACCATGTTTTCATTGTGAAGGTCATAATGTAGTCCTTTTCAACTCCACCCACCCTGCCACCACTGCCACCATGCGCAAACGACCCAAAAAATCCTTATATGGCCAGTTCTATTAGTTATAGTTACCAAGGAAAGATAAAATATTTGGTGTTGTTTCATACCAATAAAGAGGCAtagttgatttttaatctttctcAAAACAAATCCAAACTCCACATTTTTTTCTACTCTTCTAAACTCCtgcttcattcttgatgaaaaaatttggCATGTAATGGTCAGATAAATCTATCTCATCAAACTCCAGCAGAAAACGAGCAAAAATTCAGATTTCCAGGTttcttttagataaaaaaaagaacTAAAAAAATAAAGCAGGCTTGATGATTGTTCCCACAATATTTGATCTCAAGTTATGCTAATTTGGCTTTATGCGAAAATACATCTATCATCATCCAActttctgtattcttgtttcaatCAAGGTTAGAGGCTTGCAAATCTCTTCAGATACTTTGAAAGAAGAATAAGGATCTACCAATGCCTAATCCTTCTCTGTGGTTATCAAGCCCCAACCCTACAGTTGCAGGCATCCAGCCAATTTTCATGGTATCAAATGTTTGTCCTTTGTATCCTCAAAACTGAACAGCACCCCCCCCTCCTCCTCAAAAAAaggaaacaacaacaacaacaaaacatgtaaataaatcagCTAAATATTTGCTACTCTTAGTGTTCATGCAACTTGACCTAACCTGTCATTCAAAAGCTGTGGGTTTGGCCTACTTATTTAATTCAGTAGATATCCTGATTTGTCCTTAAAATCTTCTAAAGAATCAGGCATTCTTGAGGCGTTTTAACAAATCAAACAGATGCCGGCATTTAACTCATCATATTCTTAAAAGGCTGCAATTGTGGAAGACATGACCAGGTGCTACATATAACTTTGTACTGAATCCAATAAGATCGAGAAATTAATAAGTCATTTATTTTGTTAGAATAAATCTATGTCAATATTCTATGCGATCCTGGACACAACAAATGGTCAAAATGATAACTCGCTGAATTCACAGAAGACTTTCACTCATTATGATAATCAACACTTGAAAGAAACCATTTTGCTGCTCTTTTTTATTTGACATAGGTTGAATGGTCACTACTCAGATGTGAGAAAGTTTTCACTTCAGATAACAGCATAGTTTCTCAAACCCACAGATATAATTTTTCTGCATACTGGTGTTTTGCATTTTCCACCAGAATATATGCTATTCTGTGTGAAGTTATCATAGTAGCATATACAGGTTCCAATAATAACCAGTTGGTTGTACTTTAAACAGAAAACCAAAGTAGCTAAAAGGTAATATATCCAGAAACCTTAAATTCTGTATCAAACATACATAATTGATGCAACATGCCTTGCTAGTTGAAATAGTGACAGGCTTGTAAAATCTGAATCCATATGGTCACAACTCATGACTATTTGCcgcttttttttgggggggggggggggggattaTAAAGTAGAAATGATGAAGCCAAACCCTAAACTAGGCTTGCTTTATgtcatatcatatttttttcgTTGTATTCTAATCAAGTATTCATTTAAAAACCAGGCAACATTAAGACATTAAATAGGCTGTCCAACAATATATGAGGCTATGCACACATCCAAAGTCCAAACAACTTGGTAAATTGCAACTAAAACTTTTTAAAGAAGCTACATTCAAACCATACTCCACCTTTGAACTTATGAATGACATCAAACCCATCAACAATTCGAACTTTGGCATCCCCCGCGGTGACCATGACCCTTTGAGAATCTTTTGGTGAAAACTGCAACATCCACAAAGCATATGAGTGACAGTGCTACAACATGAAGAAACATCATCAGATGGTTGACATCAACAATAACCACAGCTTTAGATAGACAACCTGCAAGCTTGTAATTCGTTTGccagcagacttcttcttccccTGAATACATAATCGTGAGTCCAGCTGCATGTTTTGACCTATATCCAAACAAAAAGGAGAGAATATAAAAAGTTAAACAGGAGGTTCAAATTGTAAATTGAATAATCCCCTCCTTcacaatttattaaaaaaataatggcaAGAGCACATCATAAATTAGCACTCACAGTAATACCTGAGTAGTTATAGAAGCGGCAATTTCCAGTGATACAACCGACAACAAACCCCTGTtccccaaaaagaaaaggaatgtTAATATATGACCATGTTGTTATTGACGAACAGATAATCATAGCAAATTCATCAGTGACTGCTGAAATTAGAGAGAAACCTTTCCATCTGGCCTATAACTGATAGCAGTTACAATATCCCTTAAGTCAACCCAGTCAACCACCCGATTCTCTGGAACTCCCCAGATACGAACTTTGCCATCTATGGAGCCACTGATGAAGTATTTATTGTCGTTGGGATTGAACTGAACGCATGTAACTGCTTTCCATGGAAAATAAAGGAAAATAAACAAATTGTTCTCAGCAAAGAAAAGTATAAGTCCTACAAAAGAATGTGTCTTGTAAGTAATAGATGAACAGCAACAATCTAACAATTATGCGCGGTTTCTAATCAAAGTTTCTGGTATGGAAGATTTCCTCACCaactacacccaaggtctgtgtGCACTTGTCAGTAATAAAAATTAGGATCAAACATCGAAAATAGATTACGACCTAGGTCTTCTTCAATGTTAGCAACTATCCATCTTATTGTGATCCACATGTGAAAGTATTGTGCCCAAAGAATAATACAGTTTTTTGTCAAGACACATTTGCTACATTATCATAGCATGCTGTGAGCTTATGGACAAATATTGTGGCTTCTCCTGCTTACCATAATCATTGTGTCGAAAAACTTTAAGGCAACCATCGCAGCCAACTTTCCACATGCGTACAGTTTTATCTTTAGATGAAGTCAGCAGACACTGCATCCAAAATATTCAAGCATAGATATCAAAATTATTGTAAGTGATGCAGGCAGACACTGCAACACAAGGTGATAAATTAGATCTTTTCACAACAGCCTACCTTCATTATAATTGCCATAATAAAAAGCACATATGATACATGAAATCATGAAGTGATGAGGCTGGAAGACCAAAATTAACAAAGGTAATGACACCATAATGTCATAACTGACAAGCTGAGGCTTTTGGTACTTACATCAGACTTTGACCAAGACAGGTCCAAGATGTCACCAGTATGCCCATAAAATTCTTGTAGCGGTGCCTCCTCAATCTTGAAAACCTTTTTTGGAATGATAACAGAAGCAGAATTGCTACACTTTTTACTAAAATGCAGCTTAATATCCTTAACTGCATCAACATTTTTAGAGGACTCATCTACATTAGAACATTCACAAGAGGTTTCCACTTCTCTAATCTGCCAAATGCGTACAATACAATCTTCACCACCACTAGCTAGATAGCACCCAGATGGACTGAATTTCATAGCCCTGATCAAACCCTTGTGCGCTTTGATTTCTTGTCCCATGTAGAGTGCAGTGAACTCCATACTCCTTTTCTTGTGTTGCTGAACTCTAGTTCTCATTGACCTCATCTTGGGATTTTTAACAGAAACGTCGGACTTGCACATCCCCGCAGCCTGCCTCCTGTCTGAGAAGCTTCTCCACCagcttttaaatttctttt from Elaeis guineensis isolate ETL-2024a chromosome 9, EG11, whole genome shotgun sequence includes these protein-coding regions:
- the LOC105052050 gene encoding uncharacterized protein isoform X1, whose product is MLSSNEDGEVFFDACDSIRTSISSSEDSIFENEELEFRKFGYQLWTRELTSVQERRDKFLQEMGFYESVSSSSGPSQDHKEATDDSSKEHMDLARVTKSSGTVLLLDDRLHVDSLPSPDNGVHRDSVCCIRDLDSGKKFIVCDLGQDGLFSTLKEVGSDKLMTLQEFEALLGLSCSVQKLMRRDAASFGEKPDDVNKKKFKSWWRSFSDRRQAAGMCKSDVSVKNPKMRSMRTRVQQHKKRSMEFTALYMGQEIKAHKGLIRAMKFSPSGCYLASGGEDCIVRIWQIREVETSCECSNVDESSKNVDAVKDIKLHFSKKCSNSASVIIPKKVFKIEEAPLQEFYGHTGDILDLSWSKSDCLLTSSKDKTVRMWKVGCDGCLKVFRHNDYAVTCVQFNPNDNKYFISGSIDGKVRIWGVPENRVVDWVDLRDIVTAISYRPDGKGFVVGCITGNCRFYNYSGQNMQLDSRLCIQGKKKSAGKRITSLQFSPKDSQRVMVTAGDAKVRIVDGFDVIHKFKGLRKAKSQLSASFTSDGRHIVSVGEDSYVYIWNYDSSGSLSSKGSKSIRACELFFSERASVAVPWPGLDHGQAGSGGKTLDASSLQQKILEASTCLRDPDCFSLGTWLFSDGSSRGSATWPEEKLSSTPKPSSKTESCHHHHCHLHHQYHSLTSMAAMWSLVIVTASHDGTIRSFHNYGLPVRL
- the LOC105052051 gene encoding protein MITOFERRINLIKE 1, chloroplastic, whose amino-acid sequence is MDPFASVSQKPIRKMEANLLPSLSTSSPSSPEDFPSFFSNLNSLLLSSPTTPSSPSLFSSTSLSSAQHPQTAKDPTFILPKCPKPSTGASSRSLLASLSILERALVGGAAGGIAGAFTYVCLLPIDAVKTKLQTRGAARLYSSAVDAALHIFRSEGILGFYRGVSAVLIGSASSSAVYFGTCELGKSLFSKIPPFPLLLIPPTAGAMGNIVSSAIMVPKELITQRMQAGAPGRSWEVLLRILEKDGILGLYAGYSATLLRNLPAGILSYSSFEYLKSFVLSRTGKAYLEPAQSVCCGALAGAISASLTTPLDVVKTRLMTQTHAEATRKISETVRLIVMEEGWAGLARGIGPRVLHSACFAALGYFAFETARLAILHQYIRQRDEMVVDKQAA
- the LOC105052050 gene encoding uncharacterized protein isoform X2, translating into MLSSNEDGEVFFDACDSIRTSISSSEDSIFENEELEFRKFGYQLWTRELTSVQERRDKFLQEMGFYESVSSSSGPSQDHKEATDDSSKEHMDLARVTKSSGTVLLLDDRLHVDSLPSPDNGVHRDSVCCIRDLDSGKKFIVCDLGQDGLFSTLKEVGSDKLMTLQEFEALLGLSCSVQKLMRRDAASFGEKPDDVNKKKFKSWWRSFSDRRQAAGMCKSDVSVKNPKMRSMRTRVQQHKKRSMEFTALYMGQEIKAHKGLIRAMKFSPSGCYLASGGEDCIVRIWQIREVETSCECSNVDESSKNVDAVKDIKLHFSKKCSNSASVIIPKKVFKIEEAPLQEFYGHTGDILDLSWSKSDCLLTSSKDKTVRMWKVGCDGCLKVFRHNDYVTCVQFNPNDNKYFISGSIDGKVRIWGVPENRVVDWVDLRDIVTAISYRPDGKGFVVGCITGNCRFYNYSGQNMQLDSRLCIQGKKKSAGKRITSLQFSPKDSQRVMVTAGDAKVRIVDGFDVIHKFKGLRKAKSQLSASFTSDGRHIVSVGEDSYVYIWNYDSSGSLSSKGSKSIRACELFFSERASVAVPWPGLDHGQAGSGGKTLDASSLQQKILEASTCLRDPDCFSLGTWLFSDGSSRGSATWPEEKLSSTPKPSSKTESCHHHHCHLHHQYHSLTSMAAMWSLVIVTASHDGTIRSFHNYGLPVRL